A genomic segment from Desulfonatronum lacustre DSM 10312 encodes:
- a CDS encoding L-lactate dehydrogenase: MRENLYRHRKVTIVGTGLVGMSFAYALCIKGLVREIGLVNRTAARAEGEAMDLSHGLPFTKPIDIRAGGYEMCKDAQIVVIAAGANQKEGETRLDLAKRNVKIVEDIIPRILEHNPDAILLMVSNPVDVLTHVALKVSELPPERVISSGTVLDTMRFRHLLSEYYDVDARNVHGYVIGEHGDSEVLVWSRVNIAGIPLMDYCHACGKSIDAKKKEIDEDVRNAAYHVIKRKQATYYAIGLAMVRITEAVLMNQNSVLTVGTLMQGQYGLHDVCLSLPCVVGAKGIERVLTNPLAEDEEQALRKSAQVLREGLDSVGY, from the coding sequence ATGCGGGAGAATCTGTACCGTCACCGAAAGGTGACCATCGTCGGCACCGGGCTGGTGGGCATGTCCTTTGCCTATGCCCTGTGCATCAAGGGATTGGTCCGGGAGATCGGGCTGGTGAACCGCACTGCGGCGCGGGCCGAGGGCGAGGCCATGGACCTGAGCCATGGGTTGCCTTTCACCAAGCCCATCGACATCCGTGCCGGCGGCTACGAAATGTGCAAGGATGCCCAGATCGTGGTCATCGCCGCGGGCGCGAACCAGAAAGAAGGGGAGACCCGTTTGGATCTGGCCAAGCGCAACGTGAAGATCGTCGAGGACATCATCCCTAGGATCTTGGAGCACAATCCCGACGCAATCCTGCTCATGGTCAGCAACCCCGTGGATGTTTTGACCCATGTGGCCTTGAAGGTCTCCGAGCTGCCTCCGGAGAGAGTGATCAGTTCGGGTACGGTCCTGGACACCATGCGTTTTCGGCACCTGTTGTCCGAGTATTACGACGTGGATGCCCGCAACGTGCACGGTTACGTGATCGGCGAGCACGGCGACAGCGAGGTGCTGGTCTGGAGCCGGGTGAACATCGCGGGCATACCGTTGATGGACTACTGCCATGCCTGCGGGAAATCCATTGACGCCAAGAAAAAGGAGATCGACGAGGACGTGCGCAACGCCGCCTATCACGTGATCAAGCGCAAACAGGCCACCTACTACGCCATCGGCCTAGCCATGGTCCGGATCACCGAGGCGGTGCTGATGAATCAGAACAGCGTGCTCACCGTGGGCACGTTGATGCAGGGCCAGTACGGATTGCATGATGTCTGCCTCTCGTTGCCGTGCGTGGTTGGCGCCAAAGGTATTGAGCGCGTGCTGACCAATCCACTGGCCGAGGACGAGGAGCAGGCCTTGCGTAAATCGGCCCAGGTTCTGCGGGAGGGGTTGGATTCGGTAGGGTATTGA
- the treZ gene encoding malto-oligosyltrehalose trehalohydrolase, which translates to MNRQTVPNNHIPFGPILEDNGVRFRLWAPEAKQVDLVLVGQDQEENVTMPATQDGWHEVLNSEAGPGSLYHFKINDETLVPDPGSRFQPEDVFGPSQVVDTAGFTWKNPDWKGRPWTETVLYELHVGTFTTEGTYDGVRSRLPYLKDLGVTAVELMPLADFPGRRNWGYDGVLPFAPDSVYGTPEDLRRLIDEAHGLGLMVFLDVVYNHFGPEGNYLHLYAPQFFTNAHQTPWGAAIDFSVPQVRDFFIANAVYWLREYRFDGLRLDAVHAIQDDGPVHILEELTQTVAKVLPKDRHVHLVLENDANQARFLDRAENGEPKYYVAQWNDDIHHVYHVLGTGETQGYYADYADNVLDRLGRCLAQGFAYQGEPSPHREDQVRGEPSSHLPPEAFVAFIQNHDQIGNRALGDRLTRLAPMERRTALTAMYLLSPQIPMLYMGEEWASEQPFPFFCDFQGDLADAVREGRRKEFAAFPEFADPAMRERIPDPNDPATARSAVLNWDERYSVEHSQWLTFYRDLLALRQERIVPLLGLIQPKAATWHIQASSVLTVAWPLTDGRVLRMTGNLGSKLFLTNFDLKTDPDSLDIIYVSPSAQRKKRGVELEGWGVMWTVVPK; encoded by the coding sequence ATGAACAGACAGACTGTACCAAATAATCACATTCCCTTTGGCCCGATTCTCGAAGACAACGGCGTACGTTTCCGACTCTGGGCACCGGAAGCGAAGCAGGTGGACCTAGTCCTGGTGGGGCAGGATCAGGAGGAAAATGTAACCATGCCGGCAACTCAGGACGGTTGGCACGAGGTTCTGAATTCAGAGGCCGGGCCCGGTTCCCTGTATCATTTCAAAATCAACGACGAGACTCTGGTTCCGGACCCGGGTTCACGTTTTCAGCCGGAGGACGTTTTCGGACCGAGTCAGGTCGTGGATACCGCCGGGTTTACCTGGAAAAATCCGGATTGGAAGGGGCGGCCCTGGACGGAGACGGTGCTCTATGAATTGCATGTGGGCACGTTCACGACCGAAGGCACCTACGACGGAGTGCGGTCTCGTTTGCCGTATCTCAAGGACCTGGGCGTCACGGCGGTGGAACTGATGCCCCTGGCTGATTTTCCGGGCCGCCGCAATTGGGGCTACGACGGGGTTCTGCCCTTTGCCCCGGATTCGGTCTATGGCACGCCTGAAGACCTGCGACGTCTGATCGACGAGGCCCACGGGCTGGGGCTGATGGTTTTTCTGGACGTGGTCTACAACCATTTCGGCCCGGAAGGAAACTACCTGCATCTCTACGCTCCCCAGTTCTTCACCAATGCCCACCAGACGCCTTGGGGCGCGGCCATTGATTTTTCGGTGCCCCAGGTCCGGGACTTTTTCATCGCCAACGCCGTGTACTGGCTGCGGGAGTACCGGTTTGACGGTCTGCGCCTGGACGCGGTGCATGCCATCCAGGACGACGGGCCGGTGCATATTCTGGAGGAATTGACCCAGACCGTGGCCAAAGTCCTGCCCAAGGACCGGCACGTGCACCTGGTCCTGGAAAACGACGCCAATCAGGCCCGGTTTCTGGACCGGGCGGAAAACGGCGAACCGAAATACTACGTGGCCCAGTGGAACGATGACATTCATCACGTCTACCATGTGCTGGGCACCGGGGAGACCCAGGGCTACTATGCGGATTACGCGGACAACGTGCTGGACCGGCTGGGCCGGTGCCTGGCCCAGGGCTTCGCCTATCAGGGCGAGCCCTCACCCCACCGGGAGGACCAGGTTCGGGGTGAGCCCAGCTCTCATCTTCCGCCGGAAGCCTTCGTGGCTTTTATCCAGAACCACGACCAGATCGGCAATCGGGCCCTGGGAGATCGGCTGACCCGGTTGGCCCCGATGGAAAGACGCACGGCCCTTACGGCCATGTACCTGCTCAGCCCGCAGATCCCCATGCTCTACATGGGCGAGGAGTGGGCCTCGGAGCAGCCTTTTCCGTTTTTTTGCGACTTCCAGGGCGATCTGGCCGACGCGGTCCGGGAAGGCCGGCGCAAGGAGTTCGCGGCCTTTCCCGAGTTCGCCGACCCGGCCATGCGCGAGCGCATCCCGGACCCCAACGACCCGGCCACGGCCCGGAGCGCCGTTTTGAACTGGGATGAGCGCTATTCCGTGGAGCACTCCCAATGGCTGACCTTCTACCGGGATCTCCTGGCCCTGCGCCAGGAGCGCATCGTGCCCCTGCTGGGACTGATCCAGCCCAAAGCCGCAACTTGGCACATCCAGGCGTCCAGTGTGCTGACCGTGGCCTGGCCCTTGACCGATGGCCGCGTCCTGCGCATGACGGGCAATCTCGGTTCCAAGCTGTTCCTGACGAACTTTGACCTGAAAACTGATCCTGATTCACTGGATATCATCTATGTTTCGCCTTCCGCTCAACGAAAAAAACGTGGCGTGGAATTGGAGGGCTGGGGCGTAATGTGGACCGTGGTCCCAAAATGA
- the radA gene encoding DNA repair protein RadA, whose product MKTPPALHICTDCGARSPRWQGQCPRCKAWNTLQEAPKSSPVRRDIRPISSPVSLTEGGDAPASAWTTGLSGLDEVLGGGLMPGASMLVGGEPGIGKSTLLLQLAAQAAGGVRRVVYVSGEESLGQIKARAQRLEALVPGLDALSTNRLEDVLAMLEAGTPPALLIVDSVQTVSTEESDGLPGSVSQVRTVATRLVESCKQLNCCLILVGHVTKDGSIAGPKLLEHMVDTVLSLEGDRQHMFRLLRVQKNRFGPSNELLVFQMEQRGLTVVPDPSTYFLGDRDPSLSGTALVMALDGYRPFAVEVQALATKSFLAMPRRTVLGFDANRLHLLLAVLEKRLRLPLGQFDIYTKIGGGLRLQDPGLDLGVVAAVLSSFLDKPLPERAVLWGEVDLNGQVRPVLGQDVRDRQARRLGYSPILTPRSADTPQGVTNVAELAKLLFGNVGSSTPNLEVDHSPRA is encoded by the coding sequence ATGAAAACTCCCCCCGCCCTCCACATCTGTACCGACTGCGGGGCCCGGTCCCCCAGGTGGCAGGGACAGTGCCCACGTTGCAAAGCGTGGAACACGCTCCAGGAAGCTCCGAAATCCTCTCCGGTCCGCCGTGACATCCGGCCCATTTCCTCTCCCGTCAGTCTGACCGAAGGTGGCGACGCTCCAGCTTCGGCGTGGACAACCGGGCTTTCCGGGCTGGACGAGGTTCTGGGCGGCGGGCTGATGCCAGGGGCGTCCATGCTGGTGGGAGGAGAGCCGGGGATCGGCAAGTCCACGCTGCTTTTGCAACTGGCCGCCCAGGCGGCCGGGGGCGTCAGGCGGGTTGTCTATGTTTCCGGCGAAGAATCTTTAGGCCAGATCAAGGCCCGGGCCCAGCGGTTGGAAGCCCTGGTCCCCGGTCTGGACGCCCTGAGCACCAACCGGCTCGAAGACGTGCTGGCCATGCTGGAGGCCGGAACGCCTCCGGCCCTCTTGATCGTGGACTCGGTCCAGACCGTGTCCACGGAAGAGTCCGACGGTCTGCCCGGCAGCGTCAGCCAGGTCCGCACCGTGGCCACCCGCTTGGTGGAGAGCTGCAAGCAGTTGAACTGCTGTCTGATTCTGGTCGGGCATGTGACCAAGGACGGCTCCATCGCCGGCCCCAAGCTCCTGGAGCACATGGTGGACACGGTGCTCTCCCTGGAGGGTGATCGCCAACATATGTTCCGGTTGCTGCGGGTGCAGAAGAACCGCTTCGGCCCCAGCAACGAACTGCTGGTGTTCCAGATGGAGCAGCGCGGCTTGACCGTGGTTCCGGACCCTTCCACGTATTTCCTGGGCGACCGGGACCCAAGCTTGAGCGGCACGGCTCTGGTCATGGCCCTGGACGGCTATCGGCCCTTTGCCGTGGAGGTCCAGGCCCTGGCCACCAAGAGCTTCCTGGCCATGCCTCGCCGGACCGTCTTGGGCTTTGACGCCAACCGCCTGCACCTGCTTTTGGCCGTATTGGAAAAGCGCCTGCGCCTGCCCCTGGGCCAGTTCGACATCTATACCAAAATCGGCGGCGGCCTGCGTCTTCAGGATCCCGGCTTGGATCTGGGCGTGGTGGCCGCCGTGTTGTCGTCCTTCCTGGACAAGCCCTTGCCCGAACGAGCCGTGCTCTGGGGCGAGGTGGACCTCAACGGCCAAGTCCGCCCGGTTCTGGGTCAGGACGTCCGCGACCGCCAGGCCCGACGCCTCGGCTACTCCCCCATCCTTACTCCTCGGAGCGCCGACACCCCTCAGGGCGTGACCAATGTCGCCGAACTGGCCAAACTCCTGTTCGGAAACGTCGGCTCTTCCACCCCCAACCTCGAAGTCGACCATTCCCCACGAGCCTGA
- a CDS encoding DUF3426 domain-containing protein, which translates to MLIQCPNCDTKYNLNESVIGPDGSKVRCIRCDHVFFVAPPGAEFDVKSEQTQGQTQEHDLDQDQKEDFDWLDEVEPEEDGKGRTKDGEERYSVEIQPTEEPKNKTMTYVVAGLVVAIIALAAFLYSQGAVDTVTSWFGSSEPEHVAEPEVLGPEDVHLVSLQNVRQYFVTNEKIGQLFVIEGKARNDFPAPMELFRIEASLFDAAEQVVERQEFLAGNSVSLFQLQILSEQELEAALSARVGILTNNTNIRPGMDVQFMVVFPNPPDTVQEYGLKVVGAQHPPR; encoded by the coding sequence ATGTTGATCCAATGTCCCAACTGCGACACCAAATACAATTTGAACGAATCCGTTATTGGTCCGGATGGATCGAAGGTCCGGTGCATCCGCTGCGACCATGTCTTTTTCGTTGCTCCGCCGGGCGCGGAGTTCGACGTCAAGTCCGAACAGACCCAGGGACAAACCCAGGAGCATGACCTGGACCAGGACCAGAAGGAAGACTTCGACTGGCTGGACGAGGTGGAGCCCGAAGAGGACGGCAAGGGCCGGACCAAGGACGGCGAGGAACGATATTCCGTGGAAATCCAGCCCACGGAAGAGCCGAAAAACAAGACCATGACCTATGTCGTGGCCGGTCTCGTGGTCGCGATCATCGCCCTGGCGGCGTTCCTGTATTCTCAGGGAGCCGTGGATACCGTTACGTCCTGGTTCGGTTCCTCCGAGCCCGAGCACGTCGCGGAGCCGGAAGTGCTCGGCCCGGAAGACGTGCACTTGGTTTCATTGCAGAATGTGCGCCAGTATTTTGTCACCAACGAGAAAATCGGCCAGTTGTTCGTCATCGAGGGCAAGGCCCGCAACGATTTTCCGGCGCCCATGGAACTGTTCCGCATCGAGGCCAGTCTGTTCGACGCCGCCGAACAGGTGGTGGAGCGCCAGGAATTTTTGGCCGGTAACTCCGTCTCCTTGTTTCAGCTCCAAATTCTTTCGGAGCAGGAATTGGAGGCGGCCTTGAGCGCCCGGGTCGGCATCCTGACCAACAACACCAATATTCGTCCCGGAATGGACGTTCAGTTCATGGTTGTTTTTCCCAATCCCCCGGATACCGTTCAGGAATACGGATTGAAAGTCGTCGGCGCCCAGCATCCGCCGAGGTAG
- the hpt gene encoding hypoxanthine phosphoribosyltransferase, with the protein MTTSMQLIIDAEAIAKRVRELGANISEHYGDEPLIMVCVLKGAFIFFADLVRAMPIEPEVDFVRLASYGAQTSRKERILFTKDMELPVQDKHVLVVDDIVDTGHSALYLLNVLRMRGAKSLRVCALIDKRERREVDVSVDFPGFVLSEGFVIGYGLDYAERYRHLPAVYTLNADV; encoded by the coding sequence ATGACCACATCCATGCAACTAATCATTGACGCCGAGGCCATTGCCAAACGAGTCCGGGAACTCGGAGCAAACATTTCCGAACATTACGGCGACGAGCCATTGATCATGGTCTGCGTGCTCAAAGGAGCGTTCATCTTTTTCGCCGACTTGGTGCGGGCCATGCCCATCGAGCCGGAAGTGGATTTTGTCCGCTTGGCCAGTTACGGTGCGCAGACTTCGCGCAAAGAGCGGATTCTGTTCACCAAGGACATGGAACTTCCCGTGCAGGACAAGCATGTGTTGGTGGTGGACGACATCGTGGATACCGGCCACTCCGCCTTGTATTTGCTGAACGTGTTGCGGATGCGCGGTGCGAAAAGTCTGCGCGTCTGCGCATTGATCGACAAGCGGGAACGGCGGGAAGTCGACGTGAGCGTGGATTTTCCTGGCTTCGTGCTTTCCGAGGGCTTTGTCATCGGCTACGGACTGGACTACGCGGAACGCTACCGTCATCTCCCGGCGGTCTATACCTTGAATGCGGACGTCTGA
- a CDS encoding N-acetyltransferase, giving the protein MTEPSAIYIRKARIQDVRTIHGLLMDCSKQGLLLPRSYNQLYSHLRDFFVLAPSQGGAILGCCALSIAWEDLAEVRSLAVASECRGQGWGRRLVEACLSDAITLGIYRVFTLTYQATFFERIGFQVVSKDNLPQKVWADCLHCPKFPDCDEIAMAIDM; this is encoded by the coding sequence ATGACCGAACCCTCCGCGATTTACATCCGTAAGGCCCGGATTCAGGACGTCCGCACCATCCACGGCTTGTTGATGGACTGTTCCAAGCAGGGCCTGTTGTTGCCGCGCTCCTACAATCAACTCTACAGCCACCTGCGGGACTTTTTCGTCCTGGCCCCGAGCCAGGGCGGGGCGATTCTCGGATGCTGCGCTTTGAGCATCGCCTGGGAGGATTTAGCCGAAGTCCGCTCCCTGGCCGTGGCCTCGGAGTGCCGAGGACAGGGCTGGGGGCGCCGACTGGTGGAAGCGTGTCTGAGCGACGCCATCACCTTGGGTATTTATCGAGTGTTCACACTGACTTATCAAGCGACTTTTTTCGAACGGATCGGATTTCAGGTGGTCAGCAAGGACAATCTGCCCCAGAAGGTCTGGGCCGATTGCCTGCACTGTCCCAAGTTCCCGGACTGCGACGAAATCGCCATGGCCATAGATATGTAA
- a CDS encoding TlpA disulfide reductase family protein: MKKMLLPALLLLALVASTPFRACWANEVERTDDLPVMDVQGFFDFLREQRGKVVVVDFWATWCGPCRKKLPALMACRDSFSEEEVAMLGISLDFNPATLRSFLKVNQLNYPIFLAEDGLGAELGVGAIPLLHVYDAAGALVIVEEGLTSPETLCQDVGRLITP; encoded by the coding sequence ATGAAAAAAATGCTACTTCCCGCGCTCCTGTTGCTGGCCTTGGTCGCTTCGACTCCGTTTCGGGCCTGCTGGGCCAATGAAGTCGAGAGGACCGATGATTTGCCGGTAATGGACGTTCAGGGGTTTTTCGATTTTTTGCGTGAGCAGAGAGGCAAGGTGGTGGTCGTGGATTTTTGGGCCACTTGGTGCGGGCCGTGCCGCAAAAAGTTGCCGGCGCTGATGGCATGCCGAGACAGTTTTTCCGAGGAAGAGGTGGCCATGCTCGGTATTTCCCTGGACTTCAACCCCGCAACCCTGCGCAGTTTTCTGAAGGTCAATCAATTGAACTATCCAATATTCCTGGCTGAAGACGGCCTGGGCGCCGAACTGGGCGTAGGGGCCATCCCCTTGTTGCATGTCTACGACGCCGCCGGAGCATTGGTGATCGTCGAGGAAGGCCTGACATCCCCCGAAACACTGTGCCAGGACGTTGGCCGCTTAATCACCCCATGA
- a CDS encoding homocysteine S-methyltransferase family protein translates to MSQKVRSLIQSGKILLFDGAMGTQLQARGLQPGQSPEEFGDRNPEVIARIHEDYLNAGAMFLTTNTFGGTRFKLPSGLAPRSFNRKMAETARSAAGDKGFVAGSVGPTGELLAPLGKVDFSELVDAFAEQISGLAQGGADLIQIETQFDLGEIRAAVVAARRVCDLPVAVSMTFESGSSLTGTSPLTFLDTMQNLGVDLIGTNCSLGPEGLEEIIRAMLPRATTPLLVQPNAGLPVLENGKTVFPLQPHPFAERMLRFPALGVQGVGGCCGTSPDHIRAMAQALRDVDVAALEARNVTGGPDLILTSRAVSVCIGPREPLVIIGERINPTGKKQLTAQFQAGEHALALDMAGQQIAQGAGVLDVNVGAPMVDETVLLPDLVSTLTARFSTPLSIDSSKPEAIEAALRQYPGSPLVNSISGESGRMEVLGPLCRTYGAPFILLPLAGSDLPETASQRLKIIENLLRRAEDLGIPRRLIMVDALALTVSSKPESAKHCLRTIRACREEWSLPTVIGLSNISFGLPARELLNSTFLAMAMAQGLCAVIAHPGARRVQETLAAGEVLLARDAQAKNFVGGYADWSAGGAGSAGSATTGQGGSTAKPALTLGEAVIQGDKDRILALLETALQDGAQPGTLLDEELIPAIMEVGRRYETREFFLPQLILSAETMQRAFDRLTPLLRESAGDAQRARIIMATVEGDIHDIGKNIVCLMLRNMGFEVHDLGKDVPAETIVRAAQDKQAGLIGLSALMTTTMVRMEDTVRMVKELGLSTKVMVGGAVVTEHFAQSIGADGYAPDAVAAVRLAARLLGDDARSRAEAS, encoded by the coding sequence ATGAGCCAAAAGGTCAGATCGCTGATTCAATCCGGAAAAATACTCCTGTTCGATGGGGCCATGGGGACGCAGCTTCAGGCCCGTGGGCTGCAACCCGGCCAATCGCCGGAAGAGTTCGGAGACCGCAATCCAGAGGTGATTGCTCGGATTCATGAGGATTATCTGAACGCCGGGGCAATGTTTTTGACCACGAACACCTTCGGCGGGACCCGGTTCAAACTGCCTTCCGGTCTCGCCCCGCGCTCCTTCAACCGCAAGATGGCCGAAACGGCCCGGAGCGCCGCGGGAGACAAGGGGTTCGTGGCAGGCAGCGTCGGTCCTACCGGTGAACTGCTGGCGCCGTTGGGCAAGGTCGATTTTTCGGAGCTGGTGGACGCCTTCGCGGAACAGATCTCCGGACTGGCCCAGGGCGGCGCGGACCTGATTCAGATCGAGACCCAGTTCGACCTGGGTGAGATCCGGGCGGCCGTGGTGGCGGCCCGCCGGGTTTGCGATCTTCCCGTGGCCGTTTCCATGACCTTTGAATCCGGTTCCAGCTTGACCGGTACTTCGCCGCTGACCTTTCTGGACACCATGCAAAACCTCGGGGTGGACCTGATCGGGACCAATTGCAGCCTCGGTCCCGAGGGCCTGGAGGAAATCATCCGGGCCATGCTGCCCCGGGCGACCACGCCGCTTTTGGTCCAGCCCAACGCCGGATTGCCGGTGTTGGAGAACGGAAAGACGGTGTTTCCGCTGCAACCCCACCCCTTTGCCGAACGGATGCTTCGTTTTCCGGCTTTGGGCGTCCAGGGCGTGGGAGGCTGTTGCGGCACCAGTCCGGACCATATTCGAGCCATGGCCCAGGCTTTGCGGGACGTGGACGTCGCTGCGCTCGAGGCCCGCAATGTGACCGGAGGACCGGATCTGATCCTGACCTCCAGGGCCGTCTCGGTTTGTATCGGGCCTCGGGAGCCGTTGGTGATCATCGGCGAGCGGATCAATCCCACGGGCAAGAAGCAGTTGACCGCCCAGTTTCAGGCCGGAGAACATGCTCTGGCCCTGGACATGGCCGGGCAACAGATCGCCCAGGGGGCCGGAGTGCTGGACGTCAACGTCGGCGCGCCCATGGTGGACGAGACCGTTCTGCTGCCGGACCTCGTTTCCACCTTGACCGCCCGTTTTTCCACGCCCTTGAGCATCGACTCCAGTAAGCCGGAAGCCATCGAAGCGGCCTTGCGCCAGTATCCGGGGTCCCCCCTGGTGAATTCCATCAGCGGAGAAAGCGGCCGGATGGAAGTGTTGGGGCCGCTGTGCCGGACCTATGGCGCGCCGTTCATCCTTTTGCCCCTGGCCGGAAGCGACCTGCCTGAAACCGCGTCCCAGCGACTGAAGATCATTGAAAATCTGCTGCGCCGGGCCGAAGACCTCGGGATTCCCCGGCGTCTGATCATGGTGGACGCCCTGGCCCTGACGGTCTCCTCCAAGCCGGAGTCCGCGAAGCACTGCCTGCGAACCATCCGGGCTTGTCGGGAAGAATGGAGCCTGCCCACGGTGATCGGCCTGTCCAACATCTCCTTCGGCCTGCCGGCCCGGGAGCTGCTGAACAGCACGTTTTTGGCCATGGCCATGGCCCAAGGCCTCTGCGCGGTCATTGCCCATCCTGGGGCGCGGCGAGTACAGGAAACTTTGGCCGCCGGGGAAGTCCTGCTGGCCCGGGACGCCCAGGCCAAGAACTTTGTCGGAGGCTATGCCGACTGGAGCGCCGGGGGAGCCGGGTCCGCGGGCTCCGCGACCACCGGCCAGGGCGGCTCCACGGCCAAGCCCGCGCTGACCCTCGGGGAAGCGGTGATCCAGGGCGACAAGGACCGGATCCTTGCTCTCCTGGAAACGGCGTTGCAAGACGGGGCCCAGCCTGGCACCTTGTTGGACGAGGAACTGATCCCGGCGATCATGGAAGTGGGGCGACGGTATGAAACCCGAGAGTTCTTTCTGCCCCAATTGATTCTTTCCGCGGAGACCATGCAGCGGGCCTTTGACCGGTTGACGCCCCTGCTCCGGGAGAGTGCCGGAGACGCGCAACGGGCCCGGATCATCATGGCCACGGTGGAAGGGGACATTCACGACATCGGCAAGAACATCGTCTGCCTGATGCTGCGCAACATGGGATTCGAGGTGCACGACCTGGGCAAGGACGTGCCTGCCGAGACCATCGTCCGGGCAGCCCAGGACAAACAGGCCGGTCTGATCGGCTTGTCCGCGCTGATGACCACGACCATGGTCCGCATGGAAGACACGGTCCGGATGGTCAAGGAACTCGGCCTCTCCACCAAGGTCATGGTGGGCGGGGCCGTGGTCACGGAGCACTTCGCGCAATCCATCGGCGCGGACGGGTACGCCCCGGACGCCGTGGCCGCGGTTCGCCTGGCCGCGAGATTGCTTGGAGATGATGCCCGGAGCCGGGCCGAGGCCTCTTGA
- a CDS encoding RNA polymerase factor sigma-32: protein MKQKTRVAATATASKGSSRLKQGFHHAEPSDDLADDLATDVTDDMSEDAVDPEVELDIESNIQPETPPKGRFEGEKDAVLDVPDITDAPGPIDLSLTPSSPAIRDSMQLYLREVNRFPMLKPDEEFTLIRQYREQNDTKAAFRLISSHLRLVVRIAMDFQRSWMQNILDLIQEGNVGLMKAVQKFDPERGIKFSYYASFWIKAYILKFIMDNWRMVKVGTTQTQRKLFYNLGKERQRLLNQGFDASTASLSKSLNVSEQDITEMDQRLGSSDMSLDAPFSEDTSMTRMDMLPALSTPVDDLLAEEQMVVLLKKQIQKMMPELNDKERDVLEQRLMNEEPVTLREIGEKYNITRERVRQIEARLIEKIRDNFSHNLATATDKGTEDHVERT, encoded by the coding sequence ATGAAGCAAAAGACTCGAGTCGCCGCAACCGCGACTGCTTCCAAGGGTTCATCCCGACTGAAGCAAGGTTTCCATCATGCCGAACCTTCGGACGATTTGGCGGACGATTTGGCGACCGACGTGACTGACGACATGTCCGAAGACGCGGTTGATCCCGAAGTCGAACTGGATATCGAATCCAATATTCAACCCGAGACACCACCCAAGGGGAGGTTTGAGGGTGAAAAAGACGCCGTTCTTGACGTCCCAGATATCACTGACGCCCCAGGGCCCATCGACCTTTCCCTGACGCCCTCCTCCCCGGCGATCCGGGACTCAATGCAGCTCTATCTGCGGGAAGTGAACCGGTTTCCGATGCTCAAGCCGGATGAAGAGTTCACCCTGATCCGCCAATACCGGGAGCAAAACGACACCAAGGCCGCGTTTCGGCTGATCTCTTCCCACCTGCGTCTCGTGGTCCGCATTGCCATGGACTTTCAACGCAGCTGGATGCAAAACATCCTGGACCTGATCCAGGAAGGCAACGTCGGCCTGATGAAGGCCGTGCAGAAGTTCGACCCGGAACGGGGCATCAAGTTTTCCTACTACGCTTCATTCTGGATCAAAGCCTACATTCTCAAGTTCATCATGGACAACTGGCGCATGGTCAAGGTCGGCACGACCCAGACCCAGCGCAAGCTCTTCTACAACCTTGGCAAGGAGCGCCAACGCCTGCTCAATCAGGGTTTCGACGCCAGCACGGCTTCCCTGTCCAAGAGCCTCAACGTCAGCGAACAGGACATCACGGAGATGGACCAGCGGCTGGGCAGTTCGGACATGTCCCTGGACGCCCCGTTTTCCGAAGACACCAGCATGACCCGCATGGACATGCTGCCCGCGCTGAGCACGCCCGTGGACGACCTCCTGGCCGAAGAGCAAATGGTCGTCCTGCTCAAAAAACAAATCCAGAAGATGATGCCCGAACTCAACGACAAGGAACGGGACGTCCTGGAGCAGCGCCTGATGAACGAGGAGCCCGTGACGCTTCGCGAGATCGGAGAGAAATATAATATCACCCGTGAACGGGTCCGCCAGATCGAGGCCCGTTTAATCGAAAAAATCAGGGATAATTTCTCACATAACCTGGCAACCGCGACCGATAAAGGAACGGAAGACCATGTTGAAAGAACTTGA